Genomic DNA from Myxococcales bacterium:
AATCGCAAAGTCGCGCGGCATGCTGGTGCGGCTTACCATCAAAGCTGCGCCAGCAAAGCCGCCGTTGCGCTCTAAGCGCGGTCGCAGTCCCTGGAAGGGTTGCAGACGCTAGGACAGAACGTATGCGCCGTTTCCGGGCAGCCCACCGTCATCGTGCAGTTACAGCCCGAGGGCGCGCTTTGCGAGGCGCCAGAGGTGCCCCAATGGCCACCATAGATGTTTTGCAGGGCTTCGCCGGCAAGGGCGTGCAGCGTTTGCTTTTTGAAAACGAGTTTTTTCTTCATCAGCTAGCGCGTAACACTTGCGATGAATTGATCGCAATTTGAAAGGGCGGCGCCTGCGGCCAAAATTGACCAACTGTCTGGCGGCTTACATTCAAGTTTAGGCGTGACGCGCTACGGGGCGGCGATTTGTGGCTGCAATGCCTTCGTGTCTTTCGCGCGCTGCATATACTGCATGAAGGCCGGGATGGCGACCGCGGCGAGGATGCCAACCACGGCGACACCGATTTGCGTCCGCATGGCGCCGGTGTTGCTTGGCATCGGAATCGAAAAGCCGAGGCGGTCATCGCCGAGGTCTTTTGGCGTCAAGTACTTTACCAACAGCTGCACTTGGTGATGGGCCACGACGCCGCCAAGGGCTTGATCGAGAGGCAGTGAATTGCGGCCCTCGTAAAGCTTGCGCGCCTGGTCTTGCGCGGCGCCGAGGCCAAGGCCAATGAGCGCCTTGATTGCGGGTGCCTTACCGGGCGTCGCGTGGACTTCGACGTCAATGCCCTTCATCGACATGCGGGCGTAGACGGCCTTCACTGGCACTTTGTCGCCCATCTGCGCGCGCAGCTCGGCGGGGGCAAGCGTGAGGTCGGCCGCGGCTAGCATAATGGTCGGGTCGTCGGCCTTTGGCGCGAGCAGGGCATGCGAGGTCAGCGAAGTTGCGGGCACGCCGGCCGCGAGGGCGGGCGCCATGACGTCGGCATGTTTGGCGCCGTGGATCACCGCACCCCATGGCACCGCCGCGACGATCATGTCGCCAAACGATTTGCGCTGGCCGACCGCGAGCGAACCGGGATCGACCGTGGTCCCTGCCGCATTTATGATTGAAAACGTCGGCACCTCGCCAGCCACCGCAATCGTAGCGGCTTGTGCCTGCGTGAAGTCAACGCCGAGCTGCGCGACCATAAAGGCCTGGATGTCTTTCGCGACGCCCGCGAGGTCCATCGGCTTGCCGATGACGTCGGTGTACTTCAGCATGGTCGCGAGCGCGGGTGCGCCGAGATTGAGTTGCGTCACCATCCACTCGCCAGGCGCGGCGACGTGTTGCGCGAGCGCAGGCGCGGCGCCGAGCGTAAACTCAGGTGGCGCGCGAAACGGCAAACGCAGCGAGACGTTGTCGCCGGCGACCGATTGTTCGATGCTTTCAAAGAAGTGCGTGCCATAGGTGCGCAGCAGTGAGGCGCCAAAGGCGGCCTCGCCACCTTGCTCGGCGAGCTTGGCGATTTCGGCTTGCATGCCGGTTTGTCCCAGCGCGAGCATGCTCGTGATATCGCCCGCGATGGCCGCGGCTGCGCCTGGTTTGGCAGCCAGCTCCCAGCGAAACCCGGTCGCAGCGACGGCCAACGTGAGGCTTGCCGTTTGTTCGATGATGCGGCGTGCCGCCTCCCCAGCGGCATCTTGCTCGCCGTCGGCCTTGGCTTCGCGGCGCATCATGTCGCCATCGACCGTGATCATGGCGCTACTTTCGCTGGCCAACGTAAGCGCCTGCTTCACCCATGCGGGCTTGTGCTTGCTGAGCGAGTGGCCGCCCGCCGCGCGTTCGTCGAGATAGCCCTTGATGGCGGCTTCCTCTCCAACCACGAGCATCGTGCCGATGTTCGTAGTGAACGCCTCGCCGATGACTTGGACGTCGGCGTTGTTGTGCTTTTGCGTAAAGCCGAGCTCCGATTTTCCCGTCTTGCCGGCGGCGCCTGGAAAAAAGAACACCGGCGACTTAGCGGAGAGCTTGGCCATGCCGACAACTTGCACGGTGCGCAGTTGCAATCCCGCGCGGGATTCGAGCAAGGCCAGCACATCATCGACCAGCGCCTTATCGAAACCCATTGAGGTCGCGAGCGCCGGCAACGGTTGCCCGAGATCGAAAAAGCCAAACACTTCGGTTTTGTCGGTGAGCGCATCGACAATCGCGAGCGTGTCCGGCGCGAGCTGCTTGGCAACCGACGCCGACAGCAGCGTGGCGGTGTCGCCGCCTGGCGCCGCTTTCTTGCAGCCGCCGAGCACGAGCGATGCACAAAGCAGGGTAGTGAGCGTCGTCGCCCACGCGACGTGCCCCAAATGGGCGGCGCTAGCCGCCAGCGAATGCAGGTGTTGTTTCATGCCGCGGACGCTAGCACAGCCGGCCAACGGCTTGGCCGTACTAGCGAAGCGATGCATTGCATCTTGTAACTACATGATATTATATTGCTAATTGTGTGTTTCTGCAAATATACTAAATGATGGTATATTTACAACCATGAGTCGGAGGTTTATCCAACCGCGCATCGAACGCGCCTTATCCGATACCCGGGTGGTTCTACTCAATGGCGCGCGCCAGACCGGGAAGAGCACGTTGGCGCAGCAACTCGCTCGGACTGGCGGCGGGCGATACGTCACGCTCGATGATCCGTCGACGCTAGACCTCGCGCGCACAGATCCAGGTGCGTTGTGCACCGGCTCCGACAAGCTCACAATTATTGATGAGGTTCAGCTCGCGCCCGAGTTGTTCCCCGCAATCAAGCGCGCCGTCGACAAGCGTAACCGCCCCGGGCAGTTCTTGCTCACGGGCTCGGCCAACGTATTTTTGTTGCCGCGGCTGTCTGAGTCGCTGGCAGGGCGGATGGAAATCATTCCGCTCCACCCCATGTCACAAGCGGAGCTCCGTGAGGTGCCTGAACCGCTTCATGTCGTCGATGCGCTGTTTGCGCCGCATGACAAGGCGGTCGAGGCGGCGCTGACGACGACGCCCAAATTCTCGCGCTTAGACATCTGCCAAAATATTGTGGCAGGCGGCTATCCTGAGGCCGAAGGCCGCGAGCCGGGCGAGCGCCGCGACGCTTGGTTTCGCAGCTATGTGGCGAGCATTCTGCAGCGCGATGTGCGCGACATGGGCAACATCGACGGCCTCACCGCGCTGCCTCGCCTTTTTGGCCTCATGGCGGCGCGCAGCAGCAGCCTGCTTAATGTCGCCGAGTTGTCGCGCTCGATCGGCATCCCCGTCACGACCTTGCACCGCTATTTGGCGCTGCTCGAAGCGACGTTTCTATTTCAGCCGCTGCCGGCATGGTCGACGAATATTGGCAAGCGGTTCGTCAAGGCGCCCAAGCTGCATCTCGTCGATCCAGGCTTGACTGCCTCGCTGCGCGGCGAAAGCGACGCCCGCGAGCTTGTGGCCTCGCCGTCGCTGGGCGCCTTGCTTGAGACGTTTGTCGTGCAAGAAATTCGCGTGCTGCTAAGTTGGGGGCGCACCGCAGCGACGATGTATCACTACCGCACGGCTGCCGGGCGCGAGGTCGATCTGGTGCTAGAGGCGCCAGGTCAACGCGTTCTCGGCCTTGAGGTCAAGGCGACGAGCAGCGTTAGCCATAGCGACTTTGCCGGGCTGCGCGATTTAGCCGAAGCAGCTGGCAAACAATTTGTGCGCGGCGCCATTTTTTACTTAGGCGATGAGGCCTTGAGCTTTGGCAACAACTTATGGGCGCTGCCCATTTCGGCGCTGTGGGCGTCGGGAAAATTGATTTGAAGCGTCAGTCTTCCGGCAGGCTGTCGCCGCAGGCGCCCAGCGCGCAGTAGCACGGGCCTTCGGTTTTGCCGTCGGTGCAAAAGTTCAGCACCGTGCCTTGCGACAAGAACTGGAAGATTTGCGCCTGCGTCGCGGTGCGGCGGATGATCGCCGTGTGCGCGCCGTTGTCGACGTCGTGTTGCGCGTTGGTCTCGGGCGGCGCTGGCGATTTGTCTTCGTCGTAGACGACGATGGCGCTGGTAGGATCGTCGCTCGAGAGGGCGCCGTCCAGGCCAAAGGTCGTGACGGCAACGGCAGGCGACAAAAGGGGTAGGGCTGCCGTGCGCGCTTGATACAAGCTGGCCTGGTTGGTCACGGCCGAATCGCCGATCGACATCTGTTGCAAGATTTGCTTCTCGACGGTGCCGGGGATGGCAGCGTTGACGCCGCCGGGCAGGGCGTGGATGGAATCGATGGGGTCAAAGGCGAGCTGCAACACCTGCTCGGCAACCACGAGCGCCAAGGGCCCGCTGTAATAGCTGCCGATGATGCCGCTGTATTGCGGCCAATAAAAGGCGCGCTCAAAGATGAGGCCCCAGCCGCCGCCGCCGACGTGCAGCACGCCGCGCTCGATCGTTGGAGAAAAGGAGAAGAACGTCGCGCCGAGAATGTGTCCCTGCGAGATTCCCAAGAACGAAACGTCGTCGGGGTTGGCGACGAGCAGCGGCGACAGGACATCGTCGGTTAATTTGCCGCGGAGCAAGGTTTCCAGCGCAACAAAGTTCATCATGCCTTGAATGATGCGTTCGGCAAACGCCGGCGCGCGGGTGAGGTCGCTGAGGCCACCAACGGCGACCGGAAGGTCATTTTGCGTCATGCAGGTCCACGGCGGCGCGACGATGATGGTGCAATAGGTGGTGGCGTAGTGGCGGATGGCATCCCACGTGGTGATTTCGCTCGGCAGGCCAAAGAAGCCGTGGCCGTATAGAATGATAGGTACTGGGCCCTTGGCGCTGCACGCAGGCACGACCGCAAAGCCGCGCGCCGTGTAGCTGCCGGAGATCACAGGGGCGCCGTCGCCGTCGCGGTGGATGCCGCCGGCGGGGTCTAAGAAGTTAGGCACCTCGAAGTCGAATTTGACGATCGCCGCGGTGCCGGGATATGGATCGACCTCGGTGTCGACCACGGTGATGGCGAGGTCATCGCCATTGCCGATCGCGGCCAGCGTCGCATCGCGCGCGGTGAGCATGTCGCGGTGAATCGAGGCGTCGTCGGCGGTGGTGAAATGCCAGGCGACGACCAGGTCGTCTTTTTCGATGCCTTCGGCGGCGAGCGCGGTAAACATTGGTTCCGCGTCAGCCGCAACGCGCGCGAGACGTTCATGCGAAATAGCGGCGCCATCGCGCATGGCGGCAAATCCGGCGGGGATGGTGAGCGGCGCGCCGTCCTTGGCCTTGAGCGATCTGCGGATGGCGACCGCGTAGGTGCGGCCTCCTCGCAAGCGCTGCGCGGGGCGGATGTAAAGCGCCTGCTCGCCCGCGACCGTGGCGTTGACATCGAGCTCGGCCCAGTGCGCGACGCGCGCGCCGTTTGCGAGGTCGATGAGCACGGTTGGGCTGTCGTCGGTGAGGCTGGCTTCAATGTCGTCGTGCGCCGGCAAATTGGCGCCGTCGACCAATTCCGGAAATACCGTGAAGATCTGCGAGGCGGGTGAAAAGCCGGTACGCTCGTTGAGCCGACCCGGCACGAAGGCGCTGCCCTCGACGGTCGCCGGAAAGGCGTCGGCCGGGATGTCGAGCCGCACGCCGGTAGGGGAGGCGTCGTCGTCGACCTCGTAGATCGCGGAGGGCCACGGTGCGATGCACGCCCCGGGCGCCGCACCCAGAGGGTTGCACTGAGCTGCGCCGAGGTTGGCGTCGTCGTTGTTGCAGCCCGTGGCAGCGAAGCCTGCGGCAACTAAAAATGGCATCGAGAGACGTACGGTAGACATGCGACGACCCTAGCGCGAAATGGAGCGCGGCGCTGCGGCAGATCGAAAAAACGGCTTACGCGGCCAGCCTGTGCTATAGCGCCCGCTGTGACCGATCCGACGCTGTTTGCGCAAATTGGCCATGCGCGGCTGCGCGAGGTGCTAGAGGCCTTTTATGACCGCGTGTTCGTCGACGACATGATTGGCTTTTTGTTCGTCGGCAAAGATCGCGCGACGCTGGTGCAGCGCGAGTGGGAATTTACGGCGCGTCTGCTTGGCGCTGACCTAGCGTACAGCGGGCGCTCGATTCCTGAAGCGCACCGCGCAAGCCCTATCATGGGCGGGCATTTTGACCGGCGCATGCAGCTGCTGCGCGAGGTATTGCAGGCGTACGCCGTGCCCGCCACGGTGCAGGCCGCGTGGCTTGGGCACTCGGAAGCCATGAGGCATTTGGTGACGCGAGATGCCAGCGGCAGCTGCACCGAACAGCCAGCCGGCCGCAGTGATGAGGTGAGTGCGCCCGGCATTGAGGTGCCGCGACGTCTCAAAATCTTGCCGATTGACTAGGCAAGGCTATTTGCGCTGAAATACAGTAGCCCCATGGTAGCCAACGCCCAGTCGGATGCCACGGTCGAGCAGGCGATCAGCGCAGCGCGGCAAGCCGGCGATTTACCCGGTGCGCTGCGCGCCCTGCTTGATGCGTGTGAAGTCGAGCCGAGATTGGCGCTTGAGTACACCGACCTCGCCGCCGAGGCACAGCTTGAGGCTGGCAGCGAGTTGCACTTTGCATGGGCTTGCGCCGAGCTGCGCGCCTACACGTACAACTTGCCGATCGAGCGTCCCGAGTGGGTGCGCGAGCGCTATCAAGAGCTGCTGGCGGCCCATCGCGGTGAGCCGGCGCAAATGGCGCTGCTGCGCCGGGTGGGGCTGCGCATCGGCGAGCTCGAGGCCACCGGCGCGCTGCCGCAAAGCCTGGTTGTCCGCACGCGCTAGCCACCCGGCTGCCAAAAACCTGAGGTTCAGCACTCTCAGAAAACTGACGACATATACTAAAATGTAAGACATTTTTTGGTAATCACCGAGAATGATTGGCGCGCGGTCGTGGCGCGTGTCTTGCAAAAGATGCCGGCTATGCTGAACAAACAAACGCTGCTTTCATCGCTATTCGCGCTTTTTTTTGCCGCCTGCATCCATGGCCAGACGGAATCCAATCAACCCGCCTTAGGAAGGCCAGAGGGCGGTGAGCCTTGCGGTGACGTGGTTTGCGCCGAGGGCGAACAATGCGAATTGTTGCCGTTGGCTTGTCCTCCCAATGAGGTTTGCGCCGAAGTCATGGAGGAGCGTTGCGTCGCGCAAGGCAGTGGCGACGAAGAGGGCAGCGGCGGCGGTGGTGACGACGACGCTAGTGAAGCTGGCGACGACGAAGGCGATTGCGACGGCGGTGGTGACGACGACGGCGATAGCGACGGCGCTGGTGAGCCATGCCTAACCGATGCCGATTGCAGCGGTGGGATTTGTTACGCCACCGAGGCCCCGTTGGTGACCCTGTGTCAGGACTTTCACAACGGCGCTTGTGCCTGCGGTCCCATCCTATTTCCTTAGGTGGTCATAATATTAGCGGCTCACGCCCCTGCGTCCGCCGGGGCTAACGGGTAAGCGCCGGGTAGCATTTTGCCGCCGCTTCCACTAGGGTGGCGCGGCCGTGAGCTTGCTAGTCCTTGAGAACGCGTCGCTGCTGTTTGGCGACCGGATTATTTTTGATGAGGTGACGCTGCGCCTCATCGCCGGCGACCGCATCGGACTCATTGGGCCCAACGGCTCGGGCAAGACCACCATGCTCAAGGTGATCGCCGGGACGCAGGAGCTCGACGAGGGCAAGGTGACGCGCCTCAAGGGTGTCCGCGTCGGTTGGCTGCCGCAAGACATCGCGGTCGAAGGTGGCAAGACGCTGCTGCAGTTTGTCGTGGAGGGCGTCCCCGGGCGCAGCGAGCTGCACGACGCCTTGGCAGCGGTCGAGACGCAACTCGAGGCTATCGTCAACGGAGACGATGTCGAGGCGATCACGGATGCGTCGATACGAATTTCGGATTTGCATGAACAGCTCGATCACTTCGAACGCGACTATGGCGAGCATCAGGCCTACGCCATTATTACCGGCCTTGGCTTTCGCCCCGGCGATGAGCATCGCGATCTAAAAGAATTTTCCGGCGGCTGGAAGATGCGCGCCGTGCTCGCGGGCCTGCTCTTTCAGCGCCCCGAGGTGCTGCTGCTCGACGAACCGACCAACCATCTCGACATGCCATCGGTGGCGTGGTTTGCAGAATTTTTGCAGCGCTATCGCGGCGCGTTTATCTTGATCAGCCACGATCGGGAGTTCTTAAACGAGCAGATCAACAAGGTGGTGAGCTTCGAGCCCGAGGGCGTGCGCATCTACCCCGGCAATCACGACGCCTATCGCAAGCAGCGGCAAGAAGAGATGATCGTCCTCGGCAACCGCGCCAAGAACATCGCGCGTGAACGCGAGCGACTTGAACGCTTTGTCGACCGCTTTCGCGCCAAGGCGAGCAAGGCCGCGGCCGCGCAGAGCAAGATGAAGCTGCTCGAGAAACTAGAAACCATCGACGCGCCGCAGTCGCATGCCGTAATGAAATTTTCGTTTGCCCCCACCGCGCGCACGGTCAACGACGTCATTCGCATCACTGACGTCCGCAAGGCCTACGGCGACCACGTGGTGTTTCCGTCGCTTAATCTCACCGTGCGGCGCGGCGAAAAAATCGGCATGATCGGCGTCAACGGCGCCGGCAAGACCACGCTGCTGCGCATGCTGGCGGGTGAAATCCCCAAGGACAGCGGCACGATTACCATCGGCCAGGGCGTCACCGTTGGCTACTACGCACAGCATCACGCCGATACGCTCGACCTGACCGCGACGGTGGTCGAGGTAGCGCAGCGGGCAAATCCCGAGGCGCCGCAGAGCCGGGTGCGCGCGGTGCTGGGCGCATTTATGTTTTCGGGCGACACCGTAGATAAGCAGGTGCGCGTGCTCTCGGGTGGTGAACGCGCGCGCTTGGCGCTCGCCCGCCTGCTGATAAACCCGGGCTCGCTCTTGCTCATGGACGAACCGACGAATCACTTGGACCTCGATTCGGCTGAAAGCCTGGCGCAGTCGCTGCAAACCTTTGACGGGACGCTGCTATTTGTTAGCCACAACCGCAGCCTGATTCGCTCGCTCGCCACCAAGATCTGGAACGTTGAGAACCAGACCGTCGAGAACTATCCAGGCACGCTCGATGAGTATCTGTTTTCGTTGGCCGAGCGTCGGCGCATGGGCGAGACGCAGGCACAGGGCGCGGCGTTGCAAGCCAAGGCAGAAATCAAGCTCGGACCGACCGGGCAGGAGCGCGGCAAGATTCGGCGAGTGACAAAGGGAACTGATGGCGAGGCGGTGGTGAGCCAAGTTGCGCGAACAGCCGACGTCGCCTCGCCTGAGCGGGCGCCTGATCGGCCAGTTGACCGCGCCGCCGACAAAGAGCGCAAACGCCGCGAGGCCGAGGAGCGCAATCGCCGCAGCAAGCACGTAGGACCGCTTCAAAAACAGGTGGAAGCCCTTGAAGAGACAATTGCCGCGCATGAGATGCAGCTGGCCGTCCTTACCAAACGCCTCGAAGACCCCGCTGTTTATGGGGACGCCGCGGCTAATCAAGCCGCCGTCGCGCAATATGCGCAGGTCAAGGCGCTGCTCGACGCGGACACGGCGGCATGGGAAGAGGCTTCCGTGCGCCTAGAAGCCGCCAAGCAGGCCCTTCAAGACGCCGCGTCGTAGACGCCTTCTGTTATCGTACTGCCATGGCGCTGCCGGCAACGATTAGACGCTTTGCGATAAACCTCGCCGATAGCGATCGCGGCGTGTATGAGGCGCTTGATTTGCGCGTGGCGCAGCATCCATCAGAGAGCGAGCGATTTTTGGTGACGAGGGTGCTAGCGCGCGCGCTGGAGCACGGCGAGGGCGTCGAGTTTGGTAAGGGCCTATCGTCTGAAGACGAACCGGCGCTGGCACAACGCAACCTGCGTGGCGAGTTGCAGGCGTGGATCGAAGTTGGCTCGCCCTCGGCCGAGCGAATTCATCGCGCCAGCAAGGCGTGCGGGCGCGTGGTTATCTACGCTTGGCGTGCGGCGCCGCTGGCTGAGGCCTATCGCGAGGCCAAGGTGCATCGGCTTGAGCACCTAACGCTAATCGCGCTGCAGGCCGAAACGCTTGACGCGCTCGCGACCACGCTCGATCGCAACAACGATTGGGAGGTGGCGGTCAACGCGGGCATTGTTTACGTTGGCGTCGGCGGCCGCACGTTTGAATTGCCACTTGTGGCGGTAGGCCTAAGCGCTACGTAGGTTCATGGCAGCGCGGCTCGGCGCCGTTAGCCACGTATTTCGCGCGCTGCCTGTACGACACCCTTGCCGAGAATGCCGGTGAGCCAACCCCCGAGGAAGGTCACCACACCGGTGCCTACGGCGAACAGTGCGAGCGCGGGCTCGGAGGACGCAAACGCTTCGCCGACGACTGCGAGGGTTATGCTAGCCATCTTTAGGGACAAGCCGCCAAATAGGGCGGTGATGGCGCCGCCCACCGCGACGGCTCCAATGCTGTATTGCGACTTGTTTGACCACTTTTTTCGGGGCGCCACAGCTTTCGACACGCTCGGCTTAGCGAACGCCGTGGCTGCGCCGGCGCGCAATTTCGTACGACGATTGCGTTGCCATTGTTGTGAGCGAGCCTTTGCGGCGCCGGTTGTTACCGGCGTAACTCGTTGCGCTAGCGCCGTGCGCGGATTGGCGTGAGCGGTCTGGATGGGTACGGCGGAGGTTGCGCTCAAGGCGACCAGGAGGACGGCAGCGGCGGGGCGGGGAAGCAGAGTTGGCTTGTTCATGCGCAGGTAGATAAGCAACGTACATGCCAGACTTGGCCGAAGTGAAATCGCGCGGATACACAGCGGCGGCAGGCGCTTGACAACAGATTTGCCGTTTTCGCAAGCGGCTAAGGGGTCAGCAGGTGCCATAGCTAGGAAGCCGAGACCCGCTAGCAGCGCGCGAGATACGGCGACCTAGAATGCGGTCGGCTCGTTGCCGTCGGCCCTTCGTCGCCACTTCATCGCTTCGTCGCTTTAGCGAAGCGCATCGCGTGTCAGATCGATCGTTGCCTTACCCATCGCGCCCGTCATAAGAGCCGAGAAAAATGCATATGCTGCGGTCACCACGAAGGCTGCGGCGAAGATGACAGGCTCGTTTGACGTAAAGGCCTCCGTAATGGCCCAGCCAGCGACGTACGCCGAGGCGGCGGTCAACGCGCCCGACAAGGCGGTAATGACGGCGCCCAGCGCGGGTTTAGCTAAGCGGACGAGCGACACCTTCGCCGTGCGGCGTTTGACCTGCGCGGCAAGGGCAGCTGGCTTGGCGGTACCCACAGCGGTCGCGCCCGCGCGCAGTTTGGTTCGGCTATTGGAAGGCAGGTCGCCTGCGCGCGCTTTGCCACCACTAGCAATCGAGGGTGCAATCCGTTGCGTCAAATTGCTACCCCGGTGAGCGTGGGCGGCCTCGATTGGGACCGTGGCGGACGTGACCACGGCAGCCAGCAGCAAGGTGGCCGCGGTGCGAGGGCGAAGGCTGGATGTGCTCATGCGTAGCGATATAAGCAAAGTACGTGCCGGACCTGAGACTTATCGATAGGGCGGAACTCAGGGCCGCGGCTAGCCCTTGCTGGGGTCTACAGGTGTCAGGTCGAGAAGCGGCGCTCTTGCATGCGTACATCTGGCCCCTAGGTACGGTCCGAGTGCGCCATGCAAGCGTTGCGCGCCTTAGGCAAACCGCCGATACTTAATTAGTCATGAGCCAGGCGGGGATGTTGCTAGATGGCAAGTATGAGCTTGTCTCGCTCGCGGGCGAGGGCGGGATGGCCACCGTTTGGCGCGCCATCGTGCGCGGGGCGGCGGGGTTTACGAGGCCCGTTGCCATCAAGAAAATGCGCGAGGAATTTCGCGCGATGAAAAATTACATTGCGATGTTTGTCGAGGAGGCGCGCGTCGGCGCCGAGATGGCGCATCCCAACATCGTCCAAGTCTACGATTTTTGCATCGACGACAACGGCTCGTATTATCTTGTGCTCGAATGGGTAGATGGCGTCGATTTTGGCACCATCGTGCAGCAGGCGGCGGCGCGCGGCACCCCGCTGGAATGGCAGGTGCTTGCCTTGGTCGCCATAGGCACGCTGCGCGGCCTCGGCGCGGCGCACGAGCGAATTGGCGCCGACGGCCAGCCCTCGCCTGTGATCCACCGCGACGTCTCGCCGCACAATATCTTGGTGAGTCGCCACGGCGTCGCCAAGCTCGGTGATTTCGGGCTCGCCCGGGCGCGCGATCGCGTGATGAGCCTCACCGCGCCCGGCACCGTCAAGGGCAAGCTGCACTACCTCTCGCCTGAGGTCACCATGGGCAAGCCGGTGTCACCGCAATCCGACGTCTTCGCGATGGGCGTATTGATGTGGGAAACGCTGGCGGGCAAAAAGCTGTTTACCGGCCGAGCCGATATCGATGTCTTCAAGGCGATTCGCAAGTGCGAGATTCCCGATCTCGCGGCGATCCGCCCCGATGTGCCGGCGGCTCTTTGCCAAATCGTTCATAAGGCGCTCGAGCGCGAACTTGAGCTGCGCTATGCGTCGGCGCGCGCGATGGAATCGGCGTTAGCCGACGTGCTGCGGCGCAATTTGCCGGGCGACGTGCAGGCGCAGTTGGCCAGCCTTGTCTTGCAAGCCATGGGCGTCAACGCGCCAGGCGGCGCCGGCGCGGTCGATGACGCCGATACGCAAAGCTGGACGTTTAACCTCGACGCGTGATCGTCAGTCACAGGCGGCGACGGAAAACTGTACGTCGTCTTCGAGCCGCACCGCCGTGAGTCGCTTACCCCAGACGCAACCGGTGTCGAGGCTAAGGTGGTGTTGCGACGATGTTACGCCGAGCGCGGCCCAATGGCCAAACACCACGCGCGGCAAGGCCGCTGGCGTCGCAGCCTGCCGCCACTCAGCGCGAGCTACCGAAAACCACGGCTCGTTGCCGTCCGGCATGTCAGCCGGCTCGCCGTCGAAATCGCCGTCGGGTTCACCAGAATCGCGAGCGACCGTGCGCACGCGCGTGAAATAGAGCAGCA
This window encodes:
- a CDS encoding ATP-binding protein translates to MSRRFIQPRIERALSDTRVVLLNGARQTGKSTLAQQLARTGGGRYVTLDDPSTLDLARTDPGALCTGSDKLTIIDEVQLAPELFPAIKRAVDKRNRPGQFLLTGSANVFLLPRLSESLAGRMEIIPLHPMSQAELREVPEPLHVVDALFAPHDKAVEAALTTTPKFSRLDICQNIVAGGYPEAEGREPGERRDAWFRSYVASILQRDVRDMGNIDGLTALPRLFGLMAARSSSLLNVAELSRSIGIPVTTLHRYLALLEATFLFQPLPAWSTNIGKRFVKAPKLHLVDPGLTASLRGESDARELVASPSLGALLETFVVQEIRVLLSWGRTAATMYHYRTAAGREVDLVLEAPGQRVLGLEVKATSSVSHSDFAGLRDLAEAAGKQFVRGAIFYLGDEALSFGNNLWALPISALWASGKLI
- a CDS encoding YaeQ family protein, translated to MALPATIRRFAINLADSDRGVYEALDLRVAQHPSESERFLVTRVLARALEHGEGVEFGKGLSSEDEPALAQRNLRGELQAWIEVGSPSAERIHRASKACGRVVIYAWRAAPLAEAYREAKVHRLEHLTLIALQAETLDALATTLDRNNDWEVAVNAGIVYVGVGGRTFELPLVAVGLSAT
- a CDS encoding group 1 truncated hemoglobin, which encodes MTDPTLFAQIGHARLREVLEAFYDRVFVDDMIGFLFVGKDRATLVQREWEFTARLLGADLAYSGRSIPEAHRASPIMGGHFDRRMQLLREVLQAYAVPATVQAAWLGHSEAMRHLVTRDASGSCTEQPAGRSDEVSAPGIEVPRRLKILPID
- a CDS encoding serine/threonine protein kinase, producing the protein MSQAGMLLDGKYELVSLAGEGGMATVWRAIVRGAAGFTRPVAIKKMREEFRAMKNYIAMFVEEARVGAEMAHPNIVQVYDFCIDDNGSYYLVLEWVDGVDFGTIVQQAAARGTPLEWQVLALVAIGTLRGLGAAHERIGADGQPSPVIHRDVSPHNILVSRHGVAKLGDFGLARARDRVMSLTAPGTVKGKLHYLSPEVTMGKPVSPQSDVFAMGVLMWETLAGKKLFTGRADIDVFKAIRKCEIPDLAAIRPDVPAALCQIVHKALERELELRYASARAMESALADVLRRNLPGDVQAQLASLVLQAMGVNAPGGAGAVDDADTQSWTFNLDA
- a CDS encoding ABC-F family ATP-binding cassette domain-containing protein, with the translated sequence MSLLVLENASLLFGDRIIFDEVTLRLIAGDRIGLIGPNGSGKTTMLKVIAGTQELDEGKVTRLKGVRVGWLPQDIAVEGGKTLLQFVVEGVPGRSELHDALAAVETQLEAIVNGDDVEAITDASIRISDLHEQLDHFERDYGEHQAYAIITGLGFRPGDEHRDLKEFSGGWKMRAVLAGLLFQRPEVLLLDEPTNHLDMPSVAWFAEFLQRYRGAFILISHDREFLNEQINKVVSFEPEGVRIYPGNHDAYRKQRQEEMIVLGNRAKNIARERERLERFVDRFRAKASKAAAAQSKMKLLEKLETIDAPQSHAVMKFSFAPTARTVNDVIRITDVRKAYGDHVVFPSLNLTVRRGEKIGMIGVNGAGKTTLLRMLAGEIPKDSGTITIGQGVTVGYYAQHHADTLDLTATVVEVAQRANPEAPQSRVRAVLGAFMFSGDTVDKQVRVLSGGERARLALARLLINPGSLLLMDEPTNHLDLDSAESLAQSLQTFDGTLLFVSHNRSLIRSLATKIWNVENQTVENYPGTLDEYLFSLAERRRMGETQAQGAALQAKAEIKLGPTGQERGKIRRVTKGTDGEAVVSQVARTADVASPERAPDRPVDRAADKERKRREAEERNRRSKHVGPLQKQVEALEETIAAHEMQLAVLTKRLEDPAVYGDAAANQAAVAQYAQVKALLDADTAAWEEASVRLEAAKQALQDAAS